The Polaribacter sp. MED152 region GGAGCAGCTGTAGCTACAGATATTTTAACTCTGTGGAATGATGGAAATCATACAAAAGTACATGATAAGATATAACTAAAAAATCCAGCTAAATAGCTGGATTTTTTTAATTCTATATATTCAATTACCTAATTATTCTACAGTAACTGATTTCGCTAAATTTCTTGGCTGATCTACATTTTTACCTAACATTACTGCTATATGATAAGATAATAATTGTAAAGGTATTGTAGTTAACAATGGCGTTAATGCTTCTTCAGTATCAGGAATTTCAATCACATGATCTGCAATTTCTTTCACTTGAACATCGCCTTCTGTTACTACAGCAATAATTTTACCTGCTCTAGATTTAATTTCTTGAATGTTACTCACTACTTTTTCATAATGACCTTTATTTGTTGCAATAACAAATATTGGCATATTTTCATCAATCAAAGCAATTGGCCCATGCTTCATTTCAGCTGCAGGATACCCTTCAGCATGAATGTAAGAAATTTCTTTAAGTTTTAAAGCTCCTTCTAAAGCCACAGGAAAGTTGAATCCTCTACCTAAATATAAACAGTTTTTCGCATCTTTATAAACAGCTGCAATTTCTTTTACATGCTCATCAATATTCAATAATTCCTCTACTTGTCTAGGAATTAATTGCATTTTCTGGATGTAGTTTTTGAAAGTATGAGGAGCTAAAGAACCATTAGCTTTACCTAATTTTAAAGCAATTAATGTTAATACAGTAATTTGTGTTGTAAACGCTTTTGTAGAAGCTACACCTATTTCTGGACCAGCATGTGTATAAGCACCTGAATGTGTTTCTCTGGCAATAGAAGAACCTACCACATTACAAACTCCGTAAACAAAGGCACCTTTAGATTTGGCTAATTTAATTGCTGCAAGTGTATCTGCTGTTTCTCCTGATTGAGAAATGGCAATAACAACATCTTTATTTGTAATAATAGGGTTTCTATACCTAAATTCTGAAGCATATTCTACTTCTACAGGAATTCTAGCCATATCTTCAAACAGGTATTCACCTACTAAGCCTGCATGCCAAGAAGTACCACAAGCAATAATTACTATTCTGTTGGCATTTAAAAACTTGTCTAGATGATCATCAATACTAGACATTTTAATTCTGTTTTCTATTGGTAGCATTCTACCTCTAAAAGTATCTGTAATGGCTTTAGGCTGTTCATGTATTTCCTTAAGCATAAAATGATCATAACCTCCTTTTTCAATTTGGTCTAAGCTCATCTGTAACTTTTGAATTGTAGGGTCTACTTGCGAGTCATCATTAATTTTATGAACTTTTACACCTTTATTTAATTTAATGATGGCCATTTCTTCATCCTCAAGATAAATAGCATCTTTTGTGAATTCTACAAATGGTGAAGCATCAGAAGCTACGAAAAACTCTTTATTATCTTTACCAACACCAATAGCAATTGGACTTCCCAAACGTGCTACAACAATTTCATTAGGCTTATTTTTATCAAATACAGCAATAGCATAAGCTCCAACAACATTTGTTAATGCCAATTGAACAGCTTTACCTAATTTACAACCTTCAGTATTCTTAACCTCTTGAATTAAGTTTATTAAAACCTCTGTATCTGTATCACTTTTAAAAGTATACCCTCTTGTAATTAGTTCTTTTTTAATTGTATCATAATTTTCGATAATACCATTATGCACAATAACTAAATCTCCTGATTGAGATGCATGTGGATGTGAGTTTACATCATTTGGCACACCATGTGTTGCCCAACGTGTATGACCCATACCAATATTACCAACTTTTCTTTCTTCTTCTGCATCTGTAATTTTTTCAAGTTCAGAAACTTTCCCTTTTGTTTTAGAAAGTTGCATTTCTTCACCGTCAAAAATCATTACACCTGCACTATCATAACCTCTATATTCTAATCTTTTAAGACCATTTATTACAATAGGATAGGCATCTCTATGACCTATATAAGCTGATATTCCACACATTTTTGATTAATTTTTTTGGCTTGGTTAATTATTTTTTTTCTGAGTAAGATATTTTTAGAACTGCTTTTTTATCACCATTAATAGGGTCGTTATTCAATAAAGTTACGGCTCTAGGGTTCCAACTAAAGTTTCTAAAGATAGTATCTGTTGTTGGAATATCTGACGTATTAAATGCTTTTATTTTTAAAGTTGGATTATAATCTGTTAATCCTATAACTAAATCAGAAAGGTAATCTGTAATTTTAAACGTATACTTTTCTACTTTTCCATCTGAATCACGCACTAAATTACCATCAATTCCACCAAATGCAGCCTCTGATACTGCATCTTCAATTTGGCTAAATACTGGGCTAGTTGCATCTCCATCAGTCTTGTATAGATATAATCTTTCAGGCACAGAAGCTGTATCTGCAGATTGATTGATATAAAAAGTTAAGGAAGCATCGTTAATTAACCAATTATTGCTTCTTAATGTGCTTAAAACAGTTTCATCAAATAAAGTTACTTCTCCTTCACTACCAGCAGCACCTTGAATTTTTATCTCATTGTTGTCTGGATACGTTCTATCCTGCATGTCAAAAGTATTTACTCTATAACCTGACAATAAGAATGTATTGTTTTTTCGAACAGTTTTAATAGTATCAGTAGTTCCTGCTGTGTAAACAGTATTTGTGTAGTAAACTTCAATTGAAGGACTCAAATCTGTAATAGCAGTATCGAAATTATACGTAATTAATGAACCATCTGTACCTGTAGCTTCTAAAATAACTCCTCTAAAATAATCATTGAAAGCATCTTGTGAGCTAAACTCTGCATCTTCATATTTATCTAAAAATAATTGCTCAATTAAATCTTCATCTAAAGGAATTCTAGCAAAAGGAATTGGGTTAGTACTAGCTGCAGAACTGAATATTTTGATAGTATCCATTCCAACAACTGTATTATCAATCATTCTTCTTTTTACAACAAACATGGTATCATTTAAACTTGGTGATAAAGGATAATCTGTTTGCACATTTAAAGGGCTACCTACTTTTTCAAAGTCATCTTTTGAATTGTAACTGTTTAACTTTGTAGGATCTGAAGGATTAAAATTATTTAAAAAAGTATTTGACCTATAAACGTTTAAGGTATATGGGGTAGCAGGATTACCTACAATACCATCAAATTCAAAATCGCTAGTGGCATCAGAAACATCTTCTAAAGCAACAGGATAAGGTAACTTAAGGAAAACAGTATCAATTTTGGTTAAAACTGTAGTTGTGTCTGAAATATCTGCATCATCTACAACCTGTAAATTTGCTTCTAGATTTAATTGAGAAACAATAGAAGCCTCAATCTTTTCATAATCTGAACTTGCATAAACCCCTAATAAGTACTGATTAATTTGTCTAGAAATATTATCTGTTTGTAAAACCTCTAAAGGGCTATTACTTGCAGTAATATCTAGGGTAATTTCGTTTGTATCAAACTTTGTATTGGTAATTACATTGGTATCTATGTCTGTAAAATCAGACTCACAAGAAACAACTGCAAAACAAAAATATATAGCAGCTACTATATAAACACTCTTTTTTACGATATTTTTCACTTCAAAAATTATTGTTTATCTGACAATAAATCAGCATAAAAATTTAAATAAGCTTCTTTCAAATTCTCTACTTGATATCCTAAAACTGGCTTTTCTTTTTCTTCGATAAAATTTGTTAATTCTTCAGGTATGTCTTCACTTCCATGAATAATTGCATCAGAATTCTCAATAGCACTTTTTAAAATATTAGTATGATTTGGTGTTTGTATAGTCGATATTTTATCACTCTCATTTAAATCGAAAGTTATTTTGCTAGACATGTCTGCATTTAAATCGCCTTCAAAACCATTATTATAAAGCGAAGTAACAATTTTACTTTCGGTAAACAATGGTTCTTCTTTATAAAATTCTCTTAAATAAAGTGGTAACAAAGATGCCATCCAACCATGCACATGAATAATATCTGGTGCCCAGTTTAATTTCTTAACAGTTTCTACAACTCCTTTCGCAAAGAAAATTGCTCTTTCATCATTATCTGAAAACAACTTATCATCTTCATCTGTATAAACCGCTTTTCTTTTAAAATACTCTTCGTTATCAATAAAGTAAACTTGCATTCTTTCTTTAGGAATAGAGGCTACTTTTATTATTAGTGGCATATCTATATCATTAACAACCAAGTTCATACCAGATAAACGAATTACCTCATGTAGTTGGTGTCTTCTTTCATTGATAACACCATATCTTGGCATAAAAATACGGGTTTGTACTCCTTTTGAATGTGCATTTTTCGCAGCTAAAAACGCTGTAGAAGAAAGTTCTGTCTCTGGTAAATATGGAACAACTTCAGACGAAACAAATAATACTCTTTTGTCCTTCATTAATCAAACTCTTTTTATAAGAAGGGCAAAAATACAAATTTTTATGCTAATATCGTGTTAAAATGGTAAGTTTGCAGACAATTTACAGCCATTACCCATGAAAGTTTTTACTGAAAAACAACCTTTAAAAGCACACCTTTCTAACAAAAAAATAGAAAATAAAAGCATCGGTTTTGTACCAACAATGGGTGCATTGCATAAAGGTCATTTATCTTTAATTGAAGAAGCTAAGAAAAAAAATGATCTTGTTGTAGTTAGTATTTTTGTAAATCCAACTCAGTTTGACAAAGAAGAAGATCTTGTAAATTACCCTAAAACATTCGATAAAGACAAGCAAATGCTAGAAAGTATTGATTGCGATGCGTTATTCTATCCTTCTGTAAACGAAATTTACAACAACAATATTTCTTCTGATAGTTTTGATTTTGATGGCTTAGAATTTAAAATGGAAGGTAAGTTTAGAGATGGGCATTTTAACGGAGTTGGTACTATTGTAAAAACCCTTTTTGAGATTGTAAATCCTGATGTTGCTTACTTTGGTCAAAAAGATTTTCAACAATTACAAATCATTAAAAAAATGGTTAAAAAGCACAACTTAAAACTAAAAATTAAGGGGTGCCCAATTTACAGAGAAGATGATGGTTTAGCAATGAGTTCTAGAAATGTAAGATTAAACCCAAGTTTAAGAGAAGCAGCACCATTTATATACAAAACCCTAAAAAAAGCACGTAAAAAATTTAAAACTAAATCTGCAGAAAAAGTAGTTTATTGGGTAGAAAAAGAATTTAAAGAGCATCCTCTCTTAAAATTAGAATATTTTACAATTGCTGAAGAAAAAACATTAGAAACCATAATTACTAAAGAATCTGATAAAAAATATAGGGCTTTCATTGCAGTATTTGCAGGCGATATACGTTTAATAGACAACATTAAATTAAAACAATCCTAATTAAAAAATTCTTATTTTTGCAGCATGTTAGTACAAGTAGTAAAATCTAAAATCCATCGTGTAAAAGTTACAGGTGCAGATTTAAATTATATAGGAAGCATTACCATTGATGAAGACTTAATGGATGCTGCAGGAATTATTGAAGGTGAACGTGTACAAATTGTAAATAACAACAATGGTAATCGTTTAGAAACTTATGCAATTCCTGGTCCAAGAGGAAGTGGAGAAATTACACTCAATGGGGCTGCATCTAGATTGGTTGCAGTTGGCGATGTTTTAATTTTAATTGTTTACGCTTTTATGGAACTAGAAGAAGCTAAGAAATTTAAGCCTCAATTAGTTTTTCCAAACGAAAAAGACAACACACTTACCTAAGAATTTTGAATATCAAAAAAATTTTAAAACTAATATTACCTCTCATTTTGGGAGGTATTTTAGTTTGGTATTCCATCTCAAAAATATCTTTCGATGTTTTGTTAGCCTATTTTAAAGAAGCCAATTATAGTTGGATTTTTCTAGGCCTATTTTTTGGTATTTTAAGTCATTTATCTAGAGCTTATAGGTGGAAGTTTATGTTAGAACCTTTAGGTTACAAACCAAAGTTTACCAATAGTGTTTTAGCAGTATTAATAGGTTATTTAGTAAATTTAGCACTACCAAGAGCAGGCGAAGTTTCTAGAGCATATGCGTTATCCAACTATGAGAATGTACCCTTTGAAAAAGGATTTGGAACCATAGTTGCAGAACGAATTGCAGATCTTATTATGATGTTGCTAATTGTAGCATTAACCCTTTTTGTTCAGTTCGATTTTATCTACAACCTATTAACCGAAAATTTTAATCCCACCAAAATAATAATTGGTTTAGCTATTTTAATTATTGCCTTTTACATTTTTTCATCTTTTGTAAAAAAAGCAAAATCTGGTTTTTTATTAAAAATTAAAACCTTTGTAACTGGCTTAATAGAAGGTGCAACAAGCATCTTTAAAATGAAAAACAAGTGGGCTTTTATCTTTCATACTGTTTTTATTTGGGTAATGTATGTAGCCATGTTTTGGGCCACAATACCTGCAATAGATGGTCTAGAGGTTCCTTTTGGCGGAATTTTAATCGCATTTATAGCTGGAGGGTTTTCGATAGCTGCCACAAATGGCGGAATTGGCCTCTACCCAATTGCAGTAGCAGGTGCTTTAGCACTATTTGATATTCCAACAGAACCAGCAACCGCTTTTGGTTGGATTATGTGGACAGCACAAACAGCCATGATTATCGTCTTTGGTGGTTTAGCATTTGTGCTTTTACCAATTGTAAATAAAAAATAATTTTTACAGCGTTCCCTAAAGGTCGTGCTTTCATTACTCGCTTTTTTGTGAAAAACAAAAAGAGCTCAAACATGCCATTCAATCACTAACGCAACTATTTGCTAACGCTTTGCAAACACAAAACTCATTAAATTTATAATTTACTTTGTAACTTTACTATTCTAAAATTCGAACTATAAATGGCTAAAACCAAAACAACTTTTTTCTGTCAGAATTGTGGAACACAACATGCAAAATGGGTAGGTCAATGTGGTGCTTGTAAAGAATGGAACACCATTGTTGAAGAAGTAATTCAAAAAGAAGAAAAACGAGTTTGGAAACAATCTACAACTGCAAAACAAAGCATAAATAAGCCTCTAAAGATAGCCGACATTCAGCTAAATCCTGAAGAAAGAATAGTAACTAATAATAACGAATTAGATACTGTTTTAGGTGGTGGTTTAGTTAAAGGTTCTGTAACACTTTTGGGTGGTGAACCTGGTATAGGAAAATCGACATTATTATTGCAAGTGGCACTAAATATCAGCCAGAAAGTATTGTATGTATCAGGAGAAGAAAGTCAGTCTCAAATTAAAATGAGAGCAGAACGTTTAGAAGCTGTTAATTCGAATTGCTTAATATTAACTGAAACCAATACACAACAAATATTTAAAAATATAGAGGAAACAGAACCAGAGGTTTTGGTGATAGATTCTATACAAACTTTACATACAAATTCAATTGAAGCTTCACCAGGAAGTATATCTCAAATAAGAGAAACCTCTGCAGAGCTTATAAAATTTGCCAAAGAAACTGCAACACCAGTTTTGTTAATAGGCCACATCAACAAAGAAGGAAACATTGCAGGGCCAAAAATTTTAGAACACATGGTTGATGTTGTTTTACAATTCGAAGGCGATAGAAATCATACTTATAGAATATTAAGAAGCCAAAAAAACAGATTTGGTTCTACATCAGAATTAGGCATTTATGAAATGTTATCTGATGGTTTAAGAGAAATATCAAATCCGTCAGAAATTTTAATTTCTAAAAAAGATGCAGATTTAAGTGGTACAGCAATTGCATCTACTTTAGAAGGCATAAGGCCTTTAATGATAGAAATTCAAGCTTTGGTTTCTACTGCAGTTTACGGTACTCCACAAAGATCTACAACAGGCTACAATTTAAAAAGGTTAAATATGATTTTAGCTGTACTAGAAAAAAGAGCAGGTTTTAAATTGGGTGCAAAAGATGTGTTTTTGAATATTACTGGTGGTATTAACGTAGATGATCCTGCAATAGATTTGGCTGTTGTTGCTGCAATTTTATCTAGCAATCAAGATGTAGCCATAAATCCAAATGTTTGCTTTGCTGCAGAAGTTGGTTTGGCTGGAGAAATAAGACCCGTTTCTAAAATAGATCAACGAATTTTAGAGGCTGAAAAATTAGGCTACAAGAGTTTTGTTGCCTCTAAATACAATAAGATATCTTCTAAAAATCATTCAATTAGATTAATTTTAGTTGGTAAGATAGAGGAAGCGTTTGCTACTTTATTCGCATAAAAAAACCAAGCATTTCTGCTTGGTTTATGCTTTATATAAGATAAAAATTATTTTTTATTTGCTTCTTTAATATACTTTTCTAAAGCCATTGTCATAGATGGTGTTTCTTTAGATGGTGCAACAATATCACATTTAAAACCTGCAGTAGTTACAGCATTTACTGTAGAGTTACCAAAGGCAGCAATTCTTGTGTTATTTTGTTTAAAATCAGGGAAATTCTTTAAAAGAGATTCAATTCCTGAAGGGCTAAAGAATACTAAAATGTCGTAAAATACGTCTTCTAAGTCAGATAGATCACTAACTACAGTTCTGTAAAGATCTACTCTTGTCCAAGCAATTCCTAACTTGTCTAATTCAGCAGGAATTAAAGGCTTTAATTTATCTGAAGATGGTAATAAAAACTTTTCTGTTTTGTGCTTTTTAATAAGCTTTGTCAATTCAGGAAAAGTTCTGGCACCAACATAAATTTTACGTTTTCTGTACACTACATATTTTTGTAAGTAGTAAGCCACAGCTTCAGACTGACAAAAATATTTCATAGAATCTGGCACTTTAAAGCGCATTTCTTCAGCAATTCTAAAAAAATGATCAACAGCGTTTCTACTCGTTAAGATTATGGCAGTAAATTTACTTAAGTCTATTTTTTGAGCTCTAACTTCTTTTACAGAGATTCCTTCTACATGTATAAAAGACCTGAAATCTATTTTCACCTTTTGCTTATCAGACAAATCAAAATAAGGTGATGTTTCTGTCTTTGGGGCTGGCTGAGAAACCAATATAGTTTTCACTTTCATTCGATTTCAATTTTGGTTTTAAAACATCAAATTAAACAGTACAAATAGCGGTGCTATTTCGAAGGCGCAAATGTACAAAATAAAATAAAACAACTTGTTAAATATCAGCTTTTTATTTCTGAATATAAAAAATACAAACCTTAGTAAAAATAGAAATGCAGAAAAATAAAAAAGATATACA contains the following coding sequences:
- the glmS gene encoding glutamine--fructose-6-phosphate transaminase (isomerizing), which gives rise to MCGISAYIGHRDAYPIVINGLKRLEYRGYDSAGVMIFDGEEMQLSKTKGKVSELEKITDAEEERKVGNIGMGHTRWATHGVPNDVNSHPHASQSGDLVIVHNGIIENYDTIKKELITRGYTFKSDTDTEVLINLIQEVKNTEGCKLGKAVQLALTNVVGAYAIAVFDKNKPNEIVVARLGSPIAIGVGKDNKEFFVASDASPFVEFTKDAIYLEDEEMAIIKLNKGVKVHKINDDSQVDPTIQKLQMSLDQIEKGGYDHFMLKEIHEQPKAITDTFRGRMLPIENRIKMSSIDDHLDKFLNANRIVIIACGTSWHAGLVGEYLFEDMARIPVEVEYASEFRYRNPIITNKDVVIAISQSGETADTLAAIKLAKSKGAFVYGVCNVVGSSIARETHSGAYTHAGPEIGVASTKAFTTQITVLTLIALKLGKANGSLAPHTFKNYIQKMQLIPRQVEELLNIDEHVKEIAAVYKDAKNCLYLGRGFNFPVALEGALKLKEISYIHAEGYPAAEMKHGPIALIDENMPIFVIATNKGHYEKVVSNIQEIKSRAGKIIAVVTEGDVQVKEIADHVIEIPDTEEALTPLLTTIPLQLLSYHIAVMLGKNVDQPRNLAKSVTVE
- a CDS encoding DUF4270 domain-containing protein; the protein is MKNIVKKSVYIVAAIYFCFAVVSCESDFTDIDTNVITNTKFDTNEITLDITASNSPLEVLQTDNISRQINQYLLGVYASSDYEKIEASIVSQLNLEANLQVVDDADISDTTTVLTKIDTVFLKLPYPVALEDVSDATSDFEFDGIVGNPATPYTLNVYRSNTFLNNFNPSDPTKLNSYNSKDDFEKVGSPLNVQTDYPLSPSLNDTMFVVKRRMIDNTVVGMDTIKIFSSAASTNPIPFARIPLDEDLIEQLFLDKYEDAEFSSQDAFNDYFRGVILEATGTDGSLITYNFDTAITDLSPSIEVYYTNTVYTAGTTDTIKTVRKNNTFLLSGYRVNTFDMQDRTYPDNNEIKIQGAAGSEGEVTLFDETVLSTLRSNNWLINDASLTFYINQSADTASVPERLYLYKTDGDATSPVFSQIEDAVSEAAFGGIDGNLVRDSDGKVEKYTFKITDYLSDLVIGLTDYNPTLKIKAFNTSDIPTTDTIFRNFSWNPRAVTLLNNDPINGDKKAVLKISYSEKK
- a CDS encoding glycogen/starch synthase — translated: MKDKRVLFVSSEVVPYLPETELSSTAFLAAKNAHSKGVQTRIFMPRYGVINERRHQLHEVIRLSGMNLVVNDIDMPLIIKVASIPKERMQVYFIDNEEYFKRKAVYTDEDDKLFSDNDERAIFFAKGVVETVKKLNWAPDIIHVHGWMASLLPLYLREFYKEEPLFTESKIVTSLYNNGFEGDLNADMSSKITFDLNESDKISTIQTPNHTNILKSAIENSDAIIHGSEDIPEELTNFIEEKEKPVLGYQVENLKEAYLNFYADLLSDKQ
- the panC gene encoding pantoate--beta-alanine ligase, coding for MKVFTEKQPLKAHLSNKKIENKSIGFVPTMGALHKGHLSLIEEAKKKNDLVVVSIFVNPTQFDKEEDLVNYPKTFDKDKQMLESIDCDALFYPSVNEIYNNNISSDSFDFDGLEFKMEGKFRDGHFNGVGTIVKTLFEIVNPDVAYFGQKDFQQLQIIKKMVKKHNLKLKIKGCPIYREDDGLAMSSRNVRLNPSLREAAPFIYKTLKKARKKFKTKSAEKVVYWVEKEFKEHPLLKLEYFTIAEEKTLETIITKESDKKYRAFIAVFAGDIRLIDNIKLKQS
- the panD gene encoding aspartate 1-decarboxylase: MLVQVVKSKIHRVKVTGADLNYIGSITIDEDLMDAAGIIEGERVQIVNNNNGNRLETYAIPGPRGSGEITLNGAASRLVAVGDVLILIVYAFMELEEAKKFKPQLVFPNEKDNTLT
- a CDS encoding lysylphosphatidylglycerol synthase transmembrane domain-containing protein, which codes for MNIKKILKLILPLILGGILVWYSISKISFDVLLAYFKEANYSWIFLGLFFGILSHLSRAYRWKFMLEPLGYKPKFTNSVLAVLIGYLVNLALPRAGEVSRAYALSNYENVPFEKGFGTIVAERIADLIMMLLIVALTLFVQFDFIYNLLTENFNPTKIIIGLAILIIAFYIFSSFVKKAKSGFLLKIKTFVTGLIEGATSIFKMKNKWAFIFHTVFIWVMYVAMFWATIPAIDGLEVPFGGILIAFIAGGFSIAATNGGIGLYPIAVAGALALFDIPTEPATAFGWIMWTAQTAMIIVFGGLAFVLLPIVNKK
- the radA gene encoding DNA repair protein RadA, with product MAKTKTTFFCQNCGTQHAKWVGQCGACKEWNTIVEEVIQKEEKRVWKQSTTAKQSINKPLKIADIQLNPEERIVTNNNELDTVLGGGLVKGSVTLLGGEPGIGKSTLLLQVALNISQKVLYVSGEESQSQIKMRAERLEAVNSNCLILTETNTQQIFKNIEETEPEVLVIDSIQTLHTNSIEASPGSISQIRETSAELIKFAKETATPVLLIGHINKEGNIAGPKILEHMVDVVLQFEGDRNHTYRILRSQKNRFGSTSELGIYEMLSDGLREISNPSEILISKKDADLSGTAIASTLEGIRPLMIEIQALVSTAVYGTPQRSTTGYNLKRLNMILAVLEKRAGFKLGAKDVFLNITGGINVDDPAIDLAVVAAILSSNQDVAINPNVCFAAEVGLAGEIRPVSKIDQRILEAEKLGYKSFVASKYNKISSKNHSIRLILVGKIEEAFATLFA
- a CDS encoding uroporphyrinogen-III synthase; this encodes MKVKTILVSQPAPKTETSPYFDLSDKQKVKIDFRSFIHVEGISVKEVRAQKIDLSKFTAIILTSRNAVDHFFRIAEEMRFKVPDSMKYFCQSEAVAYYLQKYVVYRKRKIYVGARTFPELTKLIKKHKTEKFLLPSSDKLKPLIPAELDKLGIAWTRVDLYRTVVSDLSDLEDVFYDILVFFSPSGIESLLKNFPDFKQNNTRIAAFGNSTVNAVTTAGFKCDIVAPSKETPSMTMALEKYIKEANKK